Proteins encoded within one genomic window of Anastrepha ludens isolate Willacy chromosome 4, idAnaLude1.1, whole genome shotgun sequence:
- the LOC128862219 gene encoding dual specificity protein phosphatase 19 encodes MSLLEQLQTKRSALKATQITVTTATGKRFVETNTSTSTPILLEECSYGFVVDTKPDTIPACILPGFLYLGSQDAVNSENITAYNLTHILSVGIETPPIVGKQVEIQFLPCLDLPETKILENIIPQANAFINKAKLANGRVLVHCNAGVSRAASVVIGYLMLERDMLFEDAYALVKSQRECIQPNAGFIEQLKNLKIAD; translated from the coding sequence ATGAGCTTGCTGGAGCAGCTTCAAACTAAACGCTCGGCACTTAAAGCCACGCAAATCACTGTGACTACAGCAACCGGTAAACGATTTGTGGAAACAAATACATCTACCTCGACACCTATACTACTTGAAGAGTGTTCTTATGGCTTTGTGGTTGACACTAAGCCAGATACCATACCCGCGTGCATCTTACCCGGATTTCTTTATTTAGGCTCACAGGATGCCGTGAATAGTGAGAATATAACCGCATATAACTTAACACATATTCTAAGCGTTGGAATTGAGACACCGCCTATTGTGGGAAAACAAGTTGAGATACAATTTTTGCCATGCCTAGATTTGCCCGAaacgaaaattttagaaaacattATACCACAAGCAAATGCATTcataaacaaagcaaaattgGCTAATGGCCGAGTTTTGGTGCATTGTAACGCAGGGGTTTCACGCGCGGCTAGTGTGGTTATTGGGTACTTAATGTTGGAACGCGACATGCTGTTTGAGGATGCCTACGCTTTGGTGAAGTCACAGCGGGAATGTATACAACCAAATGCAGGATTTATTGAGCAGTTAAAGAACTTAAAAATAGCCGACTAA
- the LOC128862218 gene encoding tRNA pseudouridine synthase-like 1, translating into MNRYLLNISYIGTHFRGIQKIVNKVEGPHVDTKTIQGCIELALRSLNPINEIQTVISSRTDAGVHALHSTLHVDLQRRNSKPFDPTTITCVLNRLLQKNGFPIRVLSTQQVPDTFHCRYNARGRNYLYRFAVAKNGNSHTDRLKNHDVFMPVEELDRCYFLQNCTFDIERLRAGSHMFLGLHNFRTFMSVSRQRSATRDHPRYTLRTIDQIIVKPGKSVAVGANARLAESLYDYWDIEFTAKAFLYKQVRRMVGALLALATGRIDERSLYQMLTIPSKNSWDHRVLLSPPFGLYLCRVYYDEKDLKLPEVFNSNELAGAASN; encoded by the exons atgaaCCGGTACTTACTAAACATATCTTATATTGGTACACATTTTCG AGGAatacaaaaaatagtaaataaagttGAGGGGCCGCACGTGGACACCAAAACTATTCAAGGATGCATTGAATTGGCTCTTCGATCGCTGAATCCGATTAACGAAATCCAAACAGTAATTTCAAGTCG cacCGATGCCGGTGTGCATGCATTGCACTCGACACTTCATGTTGATCTGCAACGACGCAACTCTAAACCCTTTGATCCAACTACGATAACATGTGTCCTTAATCGTCTGCTGCAAAAAAACGGATTTCCTATACGAGTGCTTAGCACACAGCAGGTCCCAGATACTTTTCATTGTCGTTATAATGCTCGAGGACGAAACTACTTGTATCGATTCGCAGTGGCCAAAAATGGTAATAGTCATACTGACCGTTTAAAGAATCACGACGTTTTCATGCCGGTGGAAGAATTAGATCGATGCTACTTTTTGCA aaATTGTACCTTCGACATTGAACGTTTGCGCGCAGGTTCTCATATGTTTTTAGGTCTGCATAATTTTCGCACTTTTATGAGCGTCAGCCGACAGCGCAGTGCTACTCGAGATCATCCTAGATACACACTACGAACAATCGACCAAATAATTGTAAAACCTGGGAAGTCGGTGGCAGTTGGTGCAAATGCTAGATTAGCCGAAAGCCTCTACGACTACTGGGATATTGAATTCACAGCAAAGGCATTTCTTTATAAGCAA gtgcgACGCATGGTTGGTGCATTACTTGCGTTGGCTACCGGACGAATAGATGAGCGATCCTTATACCAAATGTTAACGATTCCTTCGAAGAACTCATGGGATCATCGCGTGTTACTCTCACCACCATTTGGACTTTATCTTTGTCGTGTTTATTATGACGAAAAAGATCTAAAATTGCCCGAGGTATTCAATAGCAATGAGCTTGCTGGAGCAGCTTCAAACTAA
- the LOC128862438 gene encoding mitochondrial carrier homolog 2, translating to MAALDPTFVNISDDQGNKEVNEWIRFGMRLAVSAALHPFEYSKVLIQLGYEPIPPRPGTSFLGRPIMVLPNIFQYAGYIRKMDGFYGCYRGLAPKLVGSIVSMIFSEKIADRVGLPEIDDKDKDDNNLTDEELYIQFKINLKRDVVLSVSGIIVSQPFHVISLRMMAQFIGREKLYSSIFGSIKEIYKTEGVLGFFAGLVPKLLCDVVCLVLTSTTVFVLNKYVIKDKIGRQYNAGFVQFAFSSILYPLQVVSTCMSVTSSRLMAGRPPVMPKYKNWVYCWNDLQTRGELKRGSSLFWRSVGVSSKVLTVGKRGDFPPLPTIAKYQ from the exons ATGGCCGCGTTGGACCCCACATTTGTTAATATCAGCGATGATCAAGGAAACAAAGAGGTGAACGAATGGATTAGATTTGGAATGCGACTGGCGGTGAGCGCCGCACTTCACCCATTTGAATACTCAAAGGTACTTATTCAACTGGGGTATGAACCCATACCGCCCCGCCCTGGCACATCTTTCTTAGGTAGACCGATAATGGTGTTGCCGAATATCTTTCAGTACG ctgGATACATCAGGAAAATGGATGGATTCTATGGCTGCTACCGTGGCCTTGCGCCTAAGTTGGTAGGCTCAATTGTGAGCATGATCTTCAGTGAGAAAATTGCAGACAGAGTGGGCCTTCCAGAGATCGATGATAAAGACAAAGACGACAATAACCTCACGGATGAAGAAct CtacattcaattcaaaattaatcTAAAGCGGGATGTAGTGTTGAGCGTATCTGGAATTATTGTATCGCAACCCTTCCATGTTATATCACTGCGAATGATGGCGCAATTtattggtcgggaaaaactgTATTCATCGATTTTCGGTTCTATTAAAGAGATTTATAAAACGGAaggagttttaggcttttttgcTGGTTTAGTTCCAAAACTACTTTGCGACGTAGTCTGCCTGGTACTTACAAGCACGACAGTGTTCGTTCTGAATAAATATGTCATCAAGGACAAAATTGGTAGGCAGTATAATGCAGGTTTTGTGCAG TTCGCTTTCTCAAGCATTCTTTACCCGCTGCAAGTTGTCTCCACCTGCATGTCAGTAACAAGCTCGCGTTTAATGGCAGGAAGACCTCCGGTGATGCCAAAATACAAAAACTGGGTTTATTGTTGGAATGACTTGCAAACGCGTGGCGAACTCAAGCGCGGCAGCTCATTATTTTGGAG GTCTGTTGGAGTCTCTTCAAAAGTGCTCACTGTTGGAAAGCGCGGTGACTTTCCGCCCTTACCTACTATTGCAAAATATCAATAA
- the LOC128862217 gene encoding breast cancer anti-estrogen resistance protein 1 isoform X2, producing MLDTSYLQDYDVPRPQAIKIHKKLYAKAIYDNFADSPDELAFKKGDVLTVIEQDTDGLEGWWLCSLRGREGLCPGNRLRILNSYDSGCFSLSPPPSPCPSLAPSLITLNSNSTACYDHLSINSSGGTISSSSSSHHGNNATAHSGVGLRDNQQTHLLTQQQRQGTRRSWHVSPNKVITPQRHGDVYIYNWPAAAASISHHRHSQPYQQTHQNQPQSQSQQLYSNQSIYQNICMMSATAANCSGNGGEFETYDTPKPATPVNYDCPKNVCRTPTQLRFGDSMQLNMNVCSTPIQEESYDVPRPLNTLIQHQNTLTPSSSNSSLLTSDSLSLSFSSSNRSSLANIPDYDVPRRNPIPVRAVQQQLLLQPRQQPPQFVNGNSSTYDFPLPSNLSTPVAEKSSPNATLLAAAATKELPLELSSALYTLDKLQFEATNAITKLLSFVTPNWRLREKLEPILMDVKLAAVRLRTALHDLSEFGEGALGNATRSEDRNLALKLRPHVRALRDADKLLHDTTQALDAQGWALEQLTRNEEKFKTISKPPDSLDQLIACAQTLTEDVRQTSSFIHGNASLLFKRSLSEAGEEEMDTAKSAGVTQDQNTTNRGSSEWVEDYDYVSFESKDAAAKKNSALREAIPANLKKNFDTVIKAAETTVMAASNVATSTTNNTNAKKQELTHKDKKLVCYYAVQISTHMGNLQQAIDSFLETVEKNQPPKFFIAYGKFVVVSAHNLVTIGDIVHRNISKAELREKILRCTDALSEALKTCVQKSKKAAAQFPSVTAVQEMVDSVVDISHLAADLKVAMLHAVQLSL from the exons AAACTTTATGCAAAAGCCATCTATGATAACTTTGCTGACTCGCCGGATGAGTTGGCCTTCAAAAAAGGCGATGTCCTCACCGTTATAGAGCAGGACACAGATGGCTTGGAAGGCTGGTGGCTTTGTTCGTTACGTGGACGCGAG GGTCTATGCCCCGGCAATCGACTGCGCATATTGAACTCCTACGATTCCGGTTGTTTCTCCTTGTCACCGCCACCCTCGCCCTGTCCCTCGCTGGCACCCAGCCTGATTACCTTGAATAGTAACTCCACCGCTTGCTATGACCATTTGTCCATCAACAGCAGCGGTGGcaccatcagcagcagcagtagtagTCACCATGGCAACAATGCAACCGCCCACAGTGGTGTTGGACTGCGCGACAACCAACAGACACACCTCCTGACACAGCAGCAGCGACAGGGCACACGACGTTCCTGGCATGTGTCGCCAAATAAG GTAATAACTCCACAGCGACACGGTGATGTTTACATCTACAACTGGCCGGCAGCAGCAGCGTCAATCAGTCATCATCGGCACAGTCAACCTTACCAACAAACACATCAGAATCAACCACAATCACAATCTCAGCAGCTTTATAGCAACCAAAGTATATATCAGAACATCTGCATGATGTCGGCGACGGCTGCAAACTGTAGCGGAAATGGAGGCGAGTTCGAGACTTATGACACACCAAAGCCGGCTACCCCAGTCAATTACGATTGTCCCAAGAATGTATGCCGCACACCAACGCAGCTCCGCTTCGGCGATTCCATGCAGCTCAATATGAACGTCTGCTCTACACCCATACAAGAGGAATCATATGATGTGCCACGACCACTTAATACGCTGATTCAGCATCAAAACACCTTGACGCCTAGCAGCTCGAATTCATCGTTGCTCACCAGCGACAGCCTGAGCTTATCCTTTTCATCATCGAATCGTTCATCGCTGGCGAATATACCTGACTACGATGTGCCACGTCGCAATCCAATACCGGTGCGAGCAGTACAACAGCAATTGCTACTCCAACCAAGACAGCAGCCGCCACAATTCGTGAATGGCAACAGTTCGACCTACGACTTTCCGCTGCCGTCAAATCTAAGCACACCGGTCGCAGAGAAATCTTCCCCCAATGCCACACTGCTGGCTGCCGCCGCCACCAAGGAGCTGCCACTAGAGTTGTCCTCAGCACTGTACACGCTCGATAAACTACAATTTGAAGCAACAAATGCAATCACAAA GTTGCTCTCCTTTGTCACGCCAAACTGGCGTCTACGTGAAAAGCTTGAGCCCATATTGATGGACGTTAAGTTGGCCGCCGTTCGTTTGCGTACCGCCCTTCATGACCTCAGTGAGTTCGGTGAAGGTGCACTGGGCAACGCTACCCGCTCAGAAGATCGCAATTTGGCACTTAAGTTGCGGCCACATGTGCGGGCCTTACGTGATGCTGATAAGCTTTTACACGACACTACACAGGCGCTGGACGCGCAGGGCTGGGCGCTGGAGCAACTCACGCGCAATGAGGAGAAATTCAAGACTATCAGCAAGCCGCCCGACAGCCTAGATCAACTCATTGCATGCGCGCAAACCCTCACCGAGGACGTGCGGCAGACCAGCTCCTTCATACATGGCAATGCGTCACTTCTATTCAAACGCAGTCTGAGCGAGGCTGGCGAGGAAGAGATGGACACTGCAAAAAGCGCTGGCGTCACGCAGGACCAAAATACAACGAATCGTGGAAGTTCGGAGTGGGTAGAAGACTATGACTATGTTTCTTTTGAGTCCAAAGACGCTGCCGCGAAAAAGAATTCGGCGCTGCGTGAGGCAATACCGGCTaatttgaaaaagaattttgacACTGTTATTAAGGCAGCTGAGACCACGGTTATGGCCGCTTCCAATGTGGCAACGTCGACAACCAATAACACAAATGCCAAGAAACAAGAGCTCACTCACAAAGACAAGAAGTTGGTGTGCTATTATGCGGTGCAAATATCAACTCACATGGGCAACCTGCAGCAGGCGATCGACTCTTTCCTGGAGACTGTTGAGAAAAACCAGccaccaaaattttttattgcctaCGGCAAATTCGTTGTGGTCAGTGCACACAACTTGGTCACCATTGGCGATATAGTGCATCGAAACATATCCAAAGCAGAACTGCGCGAGAAAATTCTACGGTGCACAGATGCGCTGTCCGAGGCGCTCAAAACGTGTGTGCAAAAGTCAAAGAAGGCCGCAGCCCAATTCCCCAGCGTTACAGCTGTGCAAGAAATGGTAGACTCGGTGGTGGACATTAGTCACTTGGCAGCGGATCTCAAGGTCGCCATGTTGCATGCCGTGCAGCTAAGTTTATAA